A region of the Dreissena polymorpha isolate Duluth1 chromosome 6, UMN_Dpol_1.0, whole genome shotgun sequence genome:
CTCGATCCTCTCCTCCCATGGCACAGTTAGCTCTACAAGGATCACCCGCTTTGCCGCCTTTGACCATAACACTATGTCGGGTCTGAGAGTTGTATGGGCTACTTCCTCGGGAAAAACTAGTTTCTTCCTTAGGTCTGCGCGCATCTCCCAGTCGTTTGCATCTTGCAGAATACATGATCTGGAACTGATTGTGGCGGTGGGCTTTGTTGTACCCTCCTTGACGAAGCTGATGAATTGGGGTCCTAATTTCTTCCGGGGTCTATCCCTCTTCCGCTCTCTTTCTAGGGCGTCGGCCAACATTCTTAGAACTTGGTCATGGCGCCACCTGTAGCGCCCTTGTGCAAGGGCTGTTGGACACGATGACAGAATGTGCCGCAACGTTCCTATACTCCCACACAAAGAACAAGTGGGGTCTTCTGTCAGCTTCCATCGATGAAGATTTGCGGGGGTTGGAAGCATGTCGTATACTGCCCGCAGGAGGAAACTTAGCTGAAGTGGTTCATATGTCCACAGTTCTTGCCACGTGAGCTTCCTCTCTGGTGTACTCCACTTCGTCCAATCCCCTTGCGGTCCAAGCTGGACCGACCTGGCTGACCTAGCTTGCTCTTCTGCGTTTCTGATTTCTCTCTGCACCAGGTCTCTCCTTTCTCTTTTCCCTGCTTTTTCCCACCTTTGAGTCTGTCTGGTGCCAAGTCCTTCTCTTCCCACGTTGATAGATCCCACAACATCCTTGTGCTTTAGACTGCTCTCTGCAGAGTCTACAGCTTTGCTCACTGACCACTTTCTCCCTGTCCTAACCTGAATTCCTGCATTGCTGACTTTCCCATCTTCAGAGTCTCTGAGGGTTAGCATAAGACGTGCTTTTGCTACTTTAAACTCCTCTACTAGAGAGCTGATTGGCATCTGGAGCTTTGTTGATCGGCCATACAGTCCAATGTTGGTGAAGGATGGCGGTAGGCCTAACCACTTTCTCAGGTGCTTGCTGATCTTCTGCTCTAGCTTCTCGACGGTGCTGATAGGGACATCATTGACCATGAGTGGCCACATCACTCTTGGCAGGAGACCGTGTTGAAAGACCCATGCTTTGAACTTCCCTGGGAGTTCCGACTTGTCTATTCTCTGCAAACCCTCAGCTACCTGCTGTTTGAACATGTCCTGGCAATGCGTGTCTCTCAGTGAGGAATCAAACCATTTCCCTAGGCATTTAATCGATTTGTCCTCTAGGGAGGGAATCTCTTCTCCCTGGATACACAGTTTGAACTGGCTTGTCACCTTTCCCTTCCTAACCACTAAGCTTCTCGACTTCCCCGGCTTGAACCTCATTCTTGCCCACGTTGCTGTTTCATCAAGGGCCGCCAGAATCCATCTAGCCTGTATGTGGGTTTCAGTGGTGACAGTCATGTCATCCATAAATCCCCTGTTGGATGGTAGACGAATTCCTGTGTTTGTTTTGGGCCCTCTTGACTCTCTCTCCGCTGCCTTGATGATCATATTCATGCCCATCACGAACAGTATCACCGAGATAGTACATCCCGTAACAATCCCCTTCTCCAGTTGTAACCAATTTGTAGTGAACGTGTTGCTAGAGAATCTCAAGTTGATACCGTTGAAGTAGTTCATAATGAGATTTCTTGCACTGTCTGGAATGTGGTAGTGTCGAAGAGCTGTCTCAATAAGCTTGTGTGGAATTGAGCCGTATGCGTTGGCAAGGTCTAGCCATACCACTGTGAGGTTTTTGTGGTCGATTCTAGCTTCATGAAGTAGCTGAGTGAGTGCGCTGGTGTGCTCAACACACCCTGAGAATCCTGGGATCCCACCTTTCTGCACAGAGATATCCACATACTCATTCTCCAACATGTATGTCGTCAATCGCTTAGCTAGGATTGAAAAGAAAATCTTCCCTTCCACACTCAACAACGAGATGGTGCGAAACTGGTTGATGGTCTTGGAGTTCTTCTCCTTCGGTGCCAGACATCCTTCTGCACTTTGCCAACATGACGGAACAGTACCTTTTCGCCAAACAGTTCGCAGGAGTGACCACAGTCTTCGGAGAAGTTTTGGACATTTCTTGTAAACCTTGTATGGTATGCCACTTGGGCCTGGTGCAGAGCAAGAGCGAGCTTTCTTGACCACTTCGTTGATCTCCTTCCAAGTGGGTTCTTTCATGTTCAATGGACAGTCTGGGTCATTGACCGGTAGGATTCTACTGCACTCTCCAAGGGGTTTCTCTCTTAGTGGGTCGGAGTGCGCCTCCCTCATAAAGGTTTCTACATCCTCTTGACTGCTTTCAAGTTTCCCAGACTTCTCTCCACTTAGCAAGTTCTTTGTGAACCTGTAGGGGTCACTAACGAAGACTTTTCTCTTCTTTGCTCTATCCCTCCTTTTCCGCCTGAGCCTCTCTGCGTTTGTTAGTGTCCTCAGCCTTGATCTAACCTCTTCTCTTAGTTTAACTATTCCCTTCTTCTCAACCTCGCTTGACTGTTTGTAGCGTTTCCTTAGGGATCGCAGTTCTGCTCGGAGCTTTTTTATTTCACAGAGTCTTCTGTTTGGAACCTGCGGCGGTCTCGAGAGGTTTGCTTTCTGCTCCAGTCCAAATCTCTCCTTCCCTAAGGCGTAGGTGATCGAAGGTAATGCTTTAAGCTTCCTATCGACTGATCCTGTCAATGCTGTCTGAAGTACTTGGTCCAAATCCTCATCAAACGATGACCATCCACTGTTGTTCATAGCTGGCCAGGCGATCTTGGATCTTCTTTCTTCAGAAGTCGGTTGTGTTCTCTCCCTGCTAAGGACGGTCTTGTCCTTTTTCCTTCCTGCAGCGGGTGGTGTGCACCAAGAATCTGGGAAGGCAAGTTCTTCTGGGCTTGGATGCAATGGTGATTCTTCTGCACTTCCATCTCCCTGCTCTGTAGGGGTCATACTTGGTATGGTCCCCTGCTCTCCAAAAAGCTCATCAAGTGATTGAGTCACCTCAGCTTCAGAATTGTCATCAGTTACAGCAAAAACCGGAGCTGAGAGACCACCAGTACTGTGGTTGGCAACCAGACTGGCTAT
Encoded here:
- the LOC127835885 gene encoding uncharacterized protein LOC127835885; this encodes MKIHQGKSGCRLEGKPKHRAGVPGETREIASLVANHSTGGLSAPVFAVTDDNSEAEVTQSLDELFGEQGTIPSMTPTEQGDGSAEESPLHPSPEELAFPDSWCTPPAAGRKKDKTVLSRERTQPTSEERRSKIAWPAMNNSGWSSFDEDLDQVLQTALTGSVDRKLKALPSITYALGKERFGLEQKANLSRPPQVPNRRLCEIKKLRAELRSLRKRYKQSSEVEKKGIVKLREEVRSRLRTLTNAERLRRKRRDRAKKRKVFVSDPYRFTKNLLSGEKSGKLESSQEDVETFMREAHSDPLREKPLGECSRILPVNDPDCPLNMKEPTWKEINEVVKKARSCSAPGPSGIPYKVYKKCPKLLRRLWSLLRTVWRKGTVPSCWQSAEGCLAPKEKNSKTINQFRTISLLSVEGKIFFSILAKRLTTYMLENEYVDISVQKGGIPGFSGCVEHTSALTQLLHEARIDHKNLTVVWLDLANAYGSIPHKLIETALRHYHIPDSARNLIMNYFNGINLRFSSNTFTTNWLQLEKGIVTGCTISVILFVMGMNMIIKAAERESRGPKTNTGIRLPSNRGFMDDMTVTTETHIQARWILAALDETATWARMRFKPGKSRSLVVRKGKVTSQFKLCIQGEEIPSLEDKSIKCLGKWFDSSLRDTHCQDMFKQQVAEGLQRIDKSELPGKFKAWVFQHGLLPRVMWPLMVNDVPISTVEKLEQKISKHLRKWLGLPPSFTNIGLYGRSTKLQMPISSLVEEFKVAKARLMLTLRDSEDGKVSNAGIQVRTGRKWSVSKAVDSAESSLKHKDVVGSINVGREGLGTRQTQRWEKAGKRERRDLVQREIRNAEEQARSARSVQLGPQGDWTKWSTPERKLTWQELWTYEPLQLSFLLRAVYDMLPTPANLHRWKLTEDPTCSLCGSIGTLRHILSSCPTALAQGRYRWRHDQVLRMLADALERERKRDRPRKKLGPQFISFVKEGTTKPTATISSRSCILQDANDWEMRADLRKKLVFPEEVAHTTLRPDIVLWSKAAKRVILVELTVPWEERIEEAYELKKAKYQDLADVCRERGWKTWIFPVEVGCRGFPSQSVWKMFGALGAEGRVRKTTIHALGKAAEQASSWLWLRRSEPNWQPS